From the genome of Flavobacterium ovatum, one region includes:
- a CDS encoding DNA topoisomerase IV subunit B: MSDQNQYTEDNIRSLDWKEHIRMRPGMYIGKLGDGSSPDDGIYILLKEVMDNCIDEFVMGAGKTIEVTIRDKTVAVRDYGRGIPLGKVIDVVSKMNTGGKYDSLAFKKSVGLNGVGTKAVNALSNYFRVESVREDKQKAAEFSAGNLVLEEEVIDTTKRKGTKVTFIPDEAIFKNYKFRYEYVIKMLKNYCYLNTGLTIIFNGEKYFSDNGLRDLLDENIAEEDKVYQIIHLKGEDIEIAITHSKSQYSEEYHSFVNGQNTTQGGTHLVAYREAIVKTIREFYNKNFEPSDIRKSIVSAVSIKVMEPVFESQTKTKLGSTDIGSEPGMPSVRTFVNDFVKTKLDNFLHKNPETADLLLRKILQAERERKELSGIRKLAKDRAKKSSLHNKKLRDCRVHLADIKNPRYLESTLFITEGDSASGSITKSRDVNTQAVFSLRGKPLNSYGMSKKIVYENEEFNLLQAALDIEDDMENLRYNNIVIATDADVDGMHIRLLLITFFLQFFPELIKDGHLYILQTPLFRVRNKKETIYCYSDEEKRNAIEKLKPKPEITRFKGLGEISPDEFQFFIGEDIRLEPVMLDKATSIEKLLEFYMGKNTPDRQEFIIRNLKVELDVIEKE; this comes from the coding sequence ATGTCAGATCAAAATCAATATACCGAAGATAACATTCGGTCACTCGACTGGAAAGAACATATTCGTATGCGTCCTGGGATGTATATTGGTAAACTGGGTGATGGTTCTTCGCCCGATGATGGTATTTATATATTGTTAAAAGAGGTCATGGATAACTGTATCGATGAGTTTGTCATGGGTGCAGGGAAAACGATTGAGGTCACTATCAGAGACAAAACCGTTGCTGTTCGTGATTATGGTCGTGGAATTCCGTTAGGGAAAGTGATTGATGTAGTTTCCAAAATGAATACCGGAGGTAAATACGATTCCTTAGCGTTTAAGAAGTCCGTTGGTTTAAATGGAGTAGGAACCAAGGCAGTAAATGCTTTGTCTAACTATTTTAGAGTCGAATCTGTTCGTGAAGACAAACAAAAAGCGGCGGAATTCTCTGCGGGTAATTTGGTACTAGAAGAAGAGGTTATTGATACCACCAAACGCAAAGGAACCAAAGTTACTTTTATTCCAGACGAAGCTATTTTTAAGAATTACAAATTCAGATATGAGTATGTAATCAAAATGCTGAAAAATTACTGCTACCTAAATACAGGATTGACCATTATTTTCAATGGTGAAAAATATTTTTCAGACAATGGTTTACGTGATTTATTAGATGAAAATATTGCTGAAGAAGACAAAGTATATCAAATCATCCACTTAAAAGGAGAGGATATTGAGATCGCGATTACGCACAGTAAGTCGCAATACAGTGAGGAATACCATTCTTTTGTAAACGGTCAAAATACAACCCAAGGGGGAACGCACCTAGTAGCGTACCGCGAGGCGATTGTGAAAACGATTCGGGAATTTTATAATAAAAACTTTGAACCTTCAGACATTCGTAAATCGATTGTAAGTGCGGTGAGTATAAAGGTGATGGAACCTGTGTTTGAATCGCAAACCAAAACCAAATTAGGTTCAACCGACATTGGTTCTGAACCCGGAATGCCATCGGTACGTACGTTTGTAAATGATTTTGTGAAAACAAAATTAGATAATTTTTTACATAAAAATCCAGAAACAGCCGATTTACTTTTACGTAAAATTTTACAAGCAGAGCGGGAGCGTAAAGAGCTTTCTGGTATTCGAAAATTGGCCAAAGACAGAGCCAAAAAATCGAGTTTACACAATAAAAAACTTAGAGATTGCCGCGTGCATCTTGCCGATATAAAAAATCCACGTTACCTAGAAAGCACCTTGTTTATTACCGAGGGAGATTCAGCTTCGGGCTCGATTACAAAATCTCGTGATGTGAATACGCAAGCGGTATTTAGTTTACGTGGTAAGCCTTTGAATTCCTACGGAATGTCAAAGAAAATTGTTTATGAAAATGAAGAATTCAACTTGCTACAAGCCGCATTGGATATCGAGGACGATATGGAGAACCTGCGCTACAACAACATCGTGATTGCAACCGATGCCGATGTCGATGGAATGCATATTCGATTATTGTTGATAACTTTCTTTTTGCAGTTTTTTCCGGAGTTAATCAAAGATGGCCATTTGTATATTTTACAAACGCCATTGTTTCGGGTTCGAAATAAAAAAGAAACGATCTACTGTTATTCGGATGAAGAAAAACGAAATGCCATTGAAAAATTAAAACCAAAACCAGAAATCACCCGATTTAAGGGATTGGGAGAGATTTCACCAGATGAGTTTCAGTTTTTCATTGGCGAAGACATTCGATTAGAACCTGTAATGCTAGACAAAGCGACTTCTATCGAAAAATTGTTGGAGTTTTACATGGGGAAAAATACGCCAGACCGCCAAGAATTTATCATCAGAAACTTGAAAGTCGAATTGGATGTGATTGAGAAGGAGTAA
- a CDS encoding DNA gyrase/topoisomerase IV subunit A: MKDEEDDIIPNQDDENSAEEQSTDDSQEKEEEIIKVDAKNFEGGHFYDNTNDEGDTITKVTGMYKDWFLDYASYVILERAVPAIEDGFKPVQRRIMHSLKELDDGRYNKVANVVGHTMQYHPHGDASIGDAMVQLGQKELLIDCQGNWGNILTGDSAAASRYIEARLSKFGLEVLYSPKITDWGVSYDGRRAEPNNLPVKFPLLLAQGAEGIAVGLSTKVLPHNFIELIDSSIKILKGKPFTLYPDFLTEGIADISNYNDGLRGGRVRVRAKIAQLDKNTLVITQIPFSTNTTTLIDSILKANEKGKIKVKKIEDNTAANVEILIHMYPGISPDKTIDALYAFTACETSIAPLGCVIEDNKPLFIGVSEMLKISTNRTVQLLKSELEIQLKELEEQWHFLSLERIFIENKVYRLIEEETTREGVINAVDEGLKPHIKHLKRAITEEDILRLLEIKIMRISRFDSNKAQDKIEALEGNIEQVKHDLEHLIDFAIAYFLKLKEKYGKGRERKTELRVFDDIEATKVILRNTKLYVNKVEGFVGTSLKRDEYVTDCSDIDDVIVFMRDGSMMITKVDAKTFVGKDIIHISIFDKSDKRTIYNLIYRDGKSGPSYIKRFNVTAVTRDKNYDLTNGTKGSQILYFSHNPNGEAEVITILLRQIGSIKKLKFDIDFASMAIKGRSSKGNIASKYPIKKIEIKEKGISTLLPRKVWYDETVQRLNVDARGELLGEFRPNDKILIIQQSGKLKVITPELTTHFDPDMIVLEKWIPKKPISAIYFDGEKERYYLKRFLVETENKEDIFITEHANSQLEIVSTDYRPVAELIFPKIKGVQKETISVDVEAFIAVKGFKALGNQLTTDKVKQVNLLESLQYEPPVEVVPENLEVKDAHGGDDSDIQRDEDGQIILF, from the coding sequence ATGAAAGACGAAGAAGACGATATCATCCCCAATCAAGATGACGAAAATAGCGCTGAGGAGCAATCTACGGACGATAGTCAAGAAAAGGAAGAGGAGATTATAAAAGTAGATGCCAAAAATTTTGAAGGCGGACATTTTTATGATAATACAAATGACGAAGGTGATACCATTACCAAGGTTACAGGAATGTACAAAGATTGGTTTTTGGATTATGCCTCGTACGTAATTTTGGAACGTGCTGTACCTGCGATTGAAGATGGGTTCAAGCCGGTGCAACGTCGTATTATGCATTCGCTGAAAGAGCTAGATGACGGTCGTTATAATAAAGTTGCCAATGTAGTAGGTCACACCATGCAGTATCACCCACACGGAGATGCGAGTATTGGTGACGCTATGGTGCAATTAGGTCAAAAAGAATTATTGATTGACTGCCAAGGTAACTGGGGGAATATTCTAACGGGTGATAGCGCAGCGGCATCAAGGTATATTGAGGCTCGTTTGTCTAAATTTGGACTAGAAGTTTTATATTCGCCAAAGATTACCGATTGGGGGGTTTCCTATGATGGTCGTCGTGCGGAGCCGAATAACCTTCCTGTAAAATTCCCGTTGCTACTTGCGCAAGGGGCAGAAGGGATTGCAGTAGGACTTTCGACCAAAGTTTTGCCTCATAACTTTATTGAGTTAATTGATTCGTCTATTAAGATATTGAAGGGAAAACCTTTTACTTTATATCCTGACTTCTTGACTGAAGGAATTGCAGATATATCCAATTATAATGATGGACTTCGTGGTGGGAGAGTTCGTGTACGTGCGAAAATTGCCCAACTCGACAAAAATACGTTGGTGATTACCCAAATTCCGTTTTCGACCAATACGACTACTTTGATTGATAGTATCCTGAAAGCGAATGAAAAAGGGAAAATAAAAGTCAAAAAAATAGAAGACAATACCGCTGCCAATGTGGAGATTTTAATCCATATGTATCCTGGTATTTCTCCAGATAAAACCATTGACGCCTTATATGCTTTCACGGCTTGTGAAACGTCAATTGCGCCTTTAGGCTGTGTTATTGAAGATAATAAACCTTTGTTTATTGGTGTATCGGAGATGTTGAAAATATCAACCAACCGTACGGTTCAATTGCTCAAAAGTGAACTCGAAATTCAATTAAAAGAACTTGAAGAACAATGGCACTTCCTATCGTTAGAACGTATTTTTATCGAAAATAAAGTCTATCGATTAATTGAGGAAGAAACCACTCGTGAAGGTGTAATTAATGCCGTTGACGAAGGTTTGAAACCGCATATCAAACACTTAAAGCGTGCTATTACTGAGGAAGATATTTTGCGTTTGCTGGAAATAAAGATTATGCGAATTTCTCGTTTTGACAGCAACAAAGCGCAAGACAAAATTGAAGCTCTTGAAGGAAATATTGAGCAAGTAAAACACGATTTGGAGCACCTAATTGATTTTGCGATAGCTTATTTTCTAAAACTTAAAGAGAAATACGGAAAAGGACGTGAACGTAAAACCGAACTCCGTGTTTTTGATGATATTGAAGCTACCAAAGTAATTTTAAGAAACACCAAACTCTACGTCAACAAAGTCGAAGGCTTTGTAGGTACCAGTTTGAAACGTGATGAATACGTGACCGATTGCTCGGATATTGACGATGTAATTGTGTTCATGAGAGACGGTAGTATGATGATTACCAAAGTAGATGCTAAAACCTTTGTTGGTAAGGATATTATTCATATTTCTATTTTCGATAAGAGTGATAAACGTACCATTTATAATTTGATTTACAGAGACGGTAAGTCGGGGCCTTCGTACATCAAGCGTTTCAATGTAACGGCGGTAACAAGGGATAAAAATTACGATTTGACTAATGGAACCAAAGGGTCCCAAATTCTATATTTTTCGCACAATCCAAATGGGGAAGCGGAAGTTATTACTATTTTATTGCGCCAAATAGGAAGTATCAAGAAATTGAAATTCGATATTGATTTTGCAAGTATGGCTATAAAAGGGCGTTCTTCAAAAGGAAACATTGCAAGTAAATATCCAATTAAGAAAATAGAAATAAAAGAGAAAGGAATATCTACTTTATTACCTAGAAAAGTATGGTATGACGAAACCGTACAGCGACTGAATGTTGATGCAAGAGGGGAGTTGTTAGGCGAATTTAGACCGAATGACAAAATCTTAATTATTCAGCAATCGGGTAAGTTGAAAGTGATTACGCCCGAATTGACGACGCATTTTGATCCAGATATGATTGTACTCGAAAAATGGATTCCTAAGAAACCTATTTCTGCGATTTATTTTGATGGAGAAAAAGAAAGGTATTATCTAAAACGTTTCTTGGTGGAAACCGAAAATAAAGAAGATATTTTTATCACAGAACACGCTAATTCACAGCTCGAAATCGTTTCTACAGATTACCGTCCGGTGGCCGAATTGATTTTTCCGAAAATTAAGGGAGTTCAAAAAGAAACTATTTCGGTAGATGTGGAGGCTTTTATAGCTGTTAAAGGGTTTAAAGCACTTGGAAATCAATTAACGACAGACAAGGTGAAACAAGTAAACTTATTAGAGTCTTTGCAGTATGAACCTCCTGTAGAAGTTGTTCCAGAAAATTTAGAAGTGAAGGACGCTCATGGTGGAGATGATTCGGATATTCAGCGAGATGAAGATGGACAAATCATTTTGTTTTAA
- a CDS encoding cytochrome c peroxidase, producing the protein MRKYLFLLLSLVLVSCDTKPKHNQVKQLLQENIKQLIANTKQLQNAIVAHKSEAVIQKKFSIAHQSYKDIEALSEYYFPEVSKSINGPAIPEFEVNDNKIIDPQGFQVIEEMLFPNYDITTKKELLQQLAMLSGNLIRLKKITNTNELTDAHIFDALRLEIFRIITMGITGFDSPIAQQSIPEATVSLQSIANYYKAYTVDKQDKITILIQKAIAYTTSHTDYNAFDRATFIKQYANPISKALYEKQLELKIPIFEEIRGLKTTAATLFDKDVFDVEGFSGFLDYKTTPEKIALGKILFNDPILSGDNSRSCASCHYEDKAFTDGLATAKSMDGNSSLIRNTPTLKNIAYQRNFFYDSRVSYLEDQAVAVITNEDEMHGNLDKAALEIMKNKKYVRQFQKAFPKNDINAFGIKNALASYIRSLSHYDSKFDRYMRNETTYTTEEKQGFNLFAGKAKCASCHFIPLTNGTVPPKFDKTESEVLGIPNKMGKLDTDLGKYNLTQAIIHRNSFKTPTLRNIDKTGPYMHNGVFTTLEEVIEFYNNGGGLGLGLPVANQTLPADELNLTEPEKKALIAFMKTLSDIQ; encoded by the coding sequence ATGAGAAAATATTTATTTCTATTACTATCCCTCGTTTTGGTTTCCTGCGACACAAAACCCAAGCACAATCAAGTGAAACAATTGCTTCAAGAAAATATCAAGCAATTAATCGCCAATACCAAGCAATTACAAAATGCTATCGTGGCTCATAAAAGTGAAGCTGTAATCCAAAAGAAATTTAGTATTGCACATCAATCCTATAAAGATATTGAAGCGTTGAGCGAATACTATTTTCCCGAAGTTTCCAAATCTATTAATGGCCCAGCCATACCCGAATTTGAAGTCAATGACAATAAAATCATCGACCCACAAGGTTTTCAAGTGATCGAAGAAATGCTTTTCCCTAACTACGACATCACAACCAAAAAAGAATTATTACAACAATTGGCTATGTTATCTGGAAATTTAATTCGTTTAAAAAAAATCACAAACACTAACGAACTCACAGATGCACACATTTTTGACGCACTGCGATTAGAAATATTCCGCATCATTACTATGGGAATTACAGGATTTGATTCTCCTATTGCCCAACAATCTATTCCTGAAGCAACAGTATCCTTGCAAAGTATTGCCAACTATTACAAAGCCTACACCGTTGATAAACAAGATAAAATAACCATATTGATACAAAAAGCAATTGCTTACACTACATCGCATACTGACTACAATGCTTTTGATCGTGCTACTTTTATAAAACAATATGCCAACCCAATCAGCAAGGCATTGTATGAAAAACAATTGGAATTAAAAATCCCAATTTTCGAAGAAATTCGCGGACTCAAAACTACGGCAGCAACACTTTTTGACAAAGACGTTTTTGATGTCGAAGGATTTTCAGGTTTCCTAGATTACAAAACTACTCCCGAAAAAATCGCATTGGGAAAAATTCTTTTCAATGATCCTATTCTGTCTGGTGATAACTCCCGTTCCTGCGCTTCCTGCCATTACGAAGATAAAGCCTTTACCGATGGACTAGCAACTGCCAAAAGCATGGACGGAAACTCCTCCCTAATAAGAAATACGCCGACCTTAAAAAATATAGCCTACCAACGTAACTTTTTTTACGATTCTAGAGTGAGTTACCTTGAGGATCAAGCCGTGGCCGTCATCACTAACGAAGACGAAATGCATGGCAATCTAGACAAAGCCGCACTTGAAATCATGAAAAACAAAAAGTACGTTAGACAATTCCAAAAAGCATTTCCAAAAAACGACATCAATGCCTTTGGAATCAAAAATGCTTTGGCATCTTACATCCGATCCCTTAGCCATTACGATTCTAAATTTGATCGCTATATGAGAAATGAGACTACTTATACAACCGAAGAGAAACAAGGCTTTAACCTTTTTGCAGGAAAAGCAAAGTGCGCCAGTTGCCACTTTATTCCCTTGACCAATGGAACCGTTCCTCCAAAATTTGATAAAACCGAAAGTGAAGTACTAGGCATACCCAACAAAATGGGGAAACTCGACACTGACTTAGGGAAATACAATCTCACCCAAGCCATCATTCACAGAAATTCTTTCAAAACCCCAACACTGCGAAATATCGATAAAACAGGTCCTTACATGCACAACGGCGTCTTCACTACCCTAGAGGAAGTCATCGAATTTTATAACAATGGTGGCGGCCTAGGCCTCGGTTTACCCGTAGCCAACCAAACCCTCCCAGCTGATGAATTAAATCTTACCGAACCTGAGAAAAAAGCATTAATAGCTTTCATGAAAACCCTCAGTGACATTCAGTAA
- a CDS encoding TonB-dependent receptor, whose translation MKKTILMFLLVFSAIMSAQTGTIKVSGKVLDNTGQSIPNATVIVDGKSTVTDIDGKYVILANSAKSVLKFSYLGFDSKSVVVGKNTVLNVSLVESNNVLNEIVVVGYGTQKRSSVTGSVAKLKSDRIENAPVSRLDQAIQGKIAGVRVQNISSEAGADTQINIRGISSVNAGSGPLVVVDGQPMPDGMSSVNNADVESVEVLKDAASAAIYGSRGAGGVILITTKKGKEGKTKFKFSNNTGFKTAYETYNVMNSVDYVTQLYAESDMRIADPQFFTYNSAGASVAKTRANTIGSLGKFQSQYAIEKEILGGEGTDWQDEALRTAIYQDIQFNVSGGSKKSNFYISTGFQNDQGLMLKSNFQKLNFRLKYNTDLTDKIKLSLNLNPSNTKTEKPVANFIDFARFPSFMPIYHSQATVDYIKAQYPNSTVKVGDFTDDDDFIGLAYNETTFGRKIYAPDGTEYSVTNATANRPFNTSNTNPMRNLTQQNDNNNQFRFQGSAGLNFQLAKGLDFKTTQSIYYKNSQRVQTGETDASRIGNPNYATYTNGTYFDFLTENTLNYNKTIGSHDFTALGGFTYQSTNTKSLVTSGTTFSSESIRNLNYATVVLQPIQSDITVGLTSFLGRLNYSYMSKYQFSASYRTDGSSLFDVGNKWGGFPAVSVGWVVSKENFLSNVSQISRLAFRASYGATGNNAITPFLYQETLNSSNYVSGIGNGSVTAGLANLASVYSNSDITWERTFQTNLGFDLSMFRSRVNLNVDVFKSNTEKLLLENSAMLTSGSSSIITNAGSLENKGFEVELSTVNIKTKDFTWSTDFNFSQAKNKITELGDKTSLISPTIDGRNGLNNYAIVGQPLISYFGYKTAGVWNSTADINAAKASGEIIRSDLTGDLVEGGLRIVDTNGDKIIDTNDRVLLGNPYPDFTWGLTNNFKYKNLDLNFTLQGVLGGELINGDINYNEIKERVTNYTANRWVSPSNPGDGNTPYLTNGVNPLFTDNAIEDATYFTLREISLGYSFNAKSLKLSSLRVSLTGQNLLFVTKDYRGINIEARTSQTSPLIDGYQRGGFPIQKMIMFGVEVGF comes from the coding sequence ATGAAAAAAACGATTTTAATGTTTCTCTTAGTTTTCTCAGCTATTATGAGTGCTCAGACTGGTACAATTAAAGTGTCAGGAAAAGTACTTGATAATACGGGTCAATCTATTCCAAATGCTACTGTGATTGTAGATGGCAAGAGTACAGTAACAGATATTGATGGGAAGTACGTGATATTGGCCAATAGCGCTAAGTCAGTTCTGAAATTTTCTTATTTAGGATTTGACTCAAAAAGTGTTGTTGTGGGTAAGAACACAGTATTAAATGTTTCATTAGTAGAATCAAATAATGTACTTAATGAGATAGTAGTTGTTGGGTATGGTACTCAAAAACGTTCTAGTGTGACTGGGTCAGTTGCAAAACTGAAGAGTGATCGAATTGAAAATGCTCCAGTATCTCGATTGGATCAAGCCATTCAAGGAAAAATTGCTGGTGTAAGAGTACAAAATATATCATCAGAGGCTGGTGCTGATACGCAAATTAACATTAGAGGTATCAGTTCTGTAAATGCTGGTTCAGGTCCATTAGTAGTTGTTGATGGACAACCAATGCCAGACGGTATGTCCTCTGTAAACAATGCCGATGTAGAATCTGTTGAGGTATTAAAAGATGCTGCTTCTGCTGCTATTTATGGTTCTAGAGGTGCAGGTGGTGTAATCTTAATTACTACAAAAAAGGGTAAAGAAGGTAAAACAAAGTTTAAATTCAGTAACAATACTGGTTTTAAAACGGCTTACGAGACTTATAACGTAATGAATTCTGTAGATTATGTTACTCAATTATACGCAGAATCGGATATGAGAATTGCAGATCCACAATTTTTCACGTACAATAGTGCTGGTGCTTCTGTCGCTAAAACTCGTGCCAATACAATAGGGTCTTTGGGTAAATTTCAAAGTCAATATGCTATTGAAAAAGAAATATTAGGAGGAGAAGGTACTGATTGGCAAGATGAGGCTTTGAGAACTGCTATCTATCAAGACATCCAATTCAATGTATCGGGAGGTAGTAAGAAAAGTAATTTTTATATTTCAACTGGTTTTCAAAATGACCAAGGTTTAATGTTGAAAAGTAATTTCCAAAAGTTAAATTTCAGATTGAAATATAATACAGACTTAACGGATAAAATTAAATTAAGCCTTAATTTGAATCCTTCAAATACTAAAACAGAAAAGCCTGTTGCTAACTTTATTGACTTTGCAAGGTTTCCTAGTTTTATGCCAATCTACCATAGTCAAGCTACGGTTGATTACATCAAAGCACAATATCCTAATTCTACTGTAAAGGTAGGTGATTTTACAGATGATGATGATTTTATTGGTTTAGCTTATAATGAGACTACTTTCGGTCGTAAAATATATGCTCCTGATGGTACTGAATATAGTGTGACCAACGCTACGGCAAATAGACCATTTAACACTTCAAACACGAATCCAATGCGTAATTTAACGCAACAAAATGATAATAATAATCAATTTCGTTTTCAAGGAAGTGCTGGTTTAAATTTTCAACTTGCTAAAGGTTTGGATTTTAAAACAACTCAAAGTATCTATTATAAAAATTCTCAAAGAGTACAAACTGGTGAAACAGATGCGTCAAGAATAGGGAATCCAAATTATGCTACTTATACTAATGGTACTTATTTTGATTTCTTAACAGAAAACACTTTAAATTATAATAAAACTATTGGTAGTCATGATTTTACTGCTTTGGGTGGTTTTACATACCAATCTACAAACACTAAATCATTGGTTACTTCTGGAACGACGTTTTCAAGTGAATCTATCAGAAACTTAAACTATGCTACAGTTGTTTTGCAACCAATTCAATCTGATATTACTGTTGGTTTAACTTCATTTTTAGGAAGGTTGAATTACTCTTATATGAGCAAATATCAATTTAGTGCTAGTTACCGTACAGATGGAAGTTCTTTGTTTGATGTAGGAAATAAATGGGGAGGTTTCCCAGCAGTTTCTGTGGGTTGGGTAGTGTCAAAAGAAAACTTTTTGTCTAATGTAAGCCAAATTTCAAGATTAGCGTTTAGAGCTAGTTATGGAGCAACAGGAAACAATGCAATTACTCCATTTTTATACCAAGAAACTTTGAATAGTTCAAACTATGTGAGCGGAATAGGGAATGGTTCTGTAACTGCAGGACTTGCCAATTTAGCTAGTGTGTATAGTAATAGTGATATTACATGGGAAAGAACTTTTCAAACCAATTTAGGATTTGATTTATCAATGTTCAGAAGTAGAGTAAACCTTAATGTGGATGTATTTAAATCGAATACTGAAAAATTATTACTTGAAAATTCTGCGATGTTAACATCAGGGTCAAGCTCTATAATTACAAATGCTGGTAGTTTGGAAAATAAAGGATTTGAAGTTGAGCTATCTACGGTTAACATTAAAACAAAAGACTTCACTTGGAGTACAGACTTTAATTTTTCACAAGCTAAAAATAAAATCACTGAATTAGGAGATAAAACGTCTTTGATTTCTCCAACAATTGATGGTAGAAACGGATTGAATAACTACGCTATCGTTGGGCAACCATTAATTAGTTATTTTGGATATAAAACAGCTGGTGTATGGAATAGTACTGCTGATATCAATGCTGCTAAAGCTTCTGGTGAAATTATTAGATCTGATTTAACAGGTGATCTTGTTGAAGGAGGTTTGAGAATAGTAGATACAAATGGTGATAAGATTATTGACACAAATGACCGTGTACTTTTGGGTAATCCTTATCCTGATTTTACTTGGGGTTTGACAAATAACTTTAAGTATAAAAATCTAGATTTGAATTTTACTTTACAAGGAGTACTTGGAGGAGAATTAATTAACGGAGACATTAATTATAACGAAATCAAAGAAAGAGTAACAAATTATACAGCAAACAGATGGGTAAGCCCTAGCAATCCAGGTGACGGTAACACACCCTATCTTACAAACGGTGTTAATCCACTTTTTACAGATAATGCTATCGAAGATGCAACTTATTTTACTTTAAGAGAGATTTCTTTAGGATATAGTTTTAATGCAAAGAGCCTTAAATTATCTAGTTTAAGAGTTTCGTTAACAGGTCAGAATTTATTATTTGTTACAAAAGATTACAGAGGTATAAATATTGAAGCTAGAACATCTCAAACAAGTCCGTTGATTGATGGGTATCAAAGAGGTGGATTCCCAATACAGAAAATGATTATGTTTGGTGTAGAAGTTGGATTTTAA